In one window of Methanoculleus thermophilus DNA:
- a CDS encoding ABC transporter ATP-binding protein gives MTIIEAHNITKFYGDLRVLYDVDLSVEEGEIVGLIGPSGSGKSTLLRILDLIEPANGGELSIFGIDVARERGRWLDLRRQMGMLFQRPVVFNASVYDNVAMGLRYRRAPADEVDRRVKEALEAVGLSRCIKSRATDLSGGEQQRVALSRVLVTDPRILFLDEPTANLDPGSTATIEAIVTQLNREAGTTVIMSTHDLMQGQRLAHRIAVMIDGTIAQTGSSSEIFHAPKNRRIARFVGVQNIIPGRVVSRRGGLTVVEARGKEILSATPPPADEVEMVIRGEDISLHRRKPGYEEAENLFSAAIVRIESTAPFVNVTVNCGCDLSALVTARRAEALELHEGMEVWVSLQAKAVHLIPMEGS, from the coding sequence ATGACAATCATCGAAGCACACAATATCACGAAGTTCTACGGCGATCTGAGGGTTCTGTACGACGTCGACCTCTCGGTCGAGGAAGGAGAGATCGTAGGATTGATCGGCCCGAGCGGCTCGGGGAAGAGCACGCTCCTCCGGATTCTCGACCTCATCGAGCCGGCAAACGGAGGAGAACTCTCGATCTTTGGGATCGATGTGGCGAGGGAGCGCGGTCGCTGGCTCGATCTGCGCCGCCAGATGGGAATGCTCTTTCAAAGACCGGTCGTCTTCAATGCATCCGTCTACGATAATGTCGCGATGGGGCTGCGCTACCGCCGGGCCCCCGCCGACGAGGTCGATCGGCGGGTGAAGGAGGCCCTCGAGGCCGTCGGTCTCTCCCGCTGCATAAAGAGCCGTGCGACCGATCTCTCCGGTGGCGAGCAGCAGCGGGTGGCGCTCTCGAGGGTGCTCGTGACAGATCCCCGGATCCTCTTCCTGGACGAACCGACGGCGAACCTGGACCCGGGCTCGACCGCCACCATCGAAGCGATCGTGACGCAACTGAACCGCGAAGCCGGGACGACGGTCATCATGAGTACGCACGACCTTATGCAGGGGCAGCGGCTCGCCCACCGGATCGCCGTGATGATCGACGGCACGATCGCCCAGACAGGAAGTTCAAGCGAGATATTCCATGCGCCGAAGAACCGGCGGATTGCCCGGTTCGTGGGTGTTCAAAACATCATCCCGGGCCGGGTCGTCTCCCGGCGCGGGGGCCTCACCGTCGTGGAGGCGCGAGGAAAGGAGATCCTCTCGGCGACCCCGCCGCCCGCCGACGAAGTGGAGATGGTCATCCGCGGGGAAGACATCTCCCTGCACCGGAGAAAACCCGGCTACGAGGAGGCGGAGAACCTCTTCTCCGCCGCGATCGTCCGGATCGAGTCCACGGCGCCGTTCGTGAACGTTACGGTGAACTGCGGGTGCGATCTCTCCGCGCTCGTGACCGCGAGGAGGGCGGAGGCCCTTGAACTTCACGAAGGGATGGAGGTCTGGGTCTCTCTTCAGGCAAAGGCGGTTCATCTTATCCCGATGGAGGGGTCTTGA
- a CDS encoding ABC transporter permease gives MKTETLSSDPFPADRKTAVTRWKEHRGWYVDWCTVWFCVLGGLIVGITVLALANIAMTELADPAHLLEVALSSEVIHSILLTFGAGASAVLLLILFGTPLAYVLARSRPSRLKGVVESIVDIPLILPHTVAGLLVYLLFMRRGWLGAPLSEIGLAFEDALPGTIVAMLFVSSPFFINTMREGFEMVPVHMENVARTLGADTFTAFRTVTLPLSLRHMYSGAVLAWGRAIGEFAGVVMIAYYPFIISTLIYYFFTTDGIYTSRSIAFTVILVSLGVFYLLRRMTRYLGRYDDRV, from the coding sequence ATGAAGACCGAAACGCTCTCATCCGATCCTTTCCCGGCAGATAGGAAGACGGCCGTTACCCGGTGGAAAGAGCACCGTGGGTGGTACGTGGACTGGTGCACCGTATGGTTCTGCGTCCTTGGCGGTCTGATCGTCGGGATCACGGTGCTTGCGCTCGCGAACATAGCGATGACGGAACTCGCCGATCCGGCTCACCTCCTTGAGGTGGCACTATCGTCGGAAGTGATCCACTCGATCCTCCTCACGTTTGGTGCGGGAGCGAGCGCCGTCCTCCTCCTTATCCTCTTTGGGACCCCGCTCGCCTACGTCCTTGCGCGATCCCGTCCTTCCCGCTTAAAAGGGGTCGTCGAGAGCATCGTCGACATCCCCCTCATCCTGCCGCACACCGTGGCGGGCCTGCTTGTCTACCTCCTCTTCATGCGCCGGGGATGGCTCGGCGCGCCGCTCTCGGAGATCGGGCTCGCGTTTGAGGATGCATTGCCGGGAACGATCGTTGCGATGCTCTTTGTTTCTTCCCCGTTCTTCATCAATACCATGCGCGAGGGATTCGAGATGGTGCCGGTCCACATGGAGAACGTTGCCCGCACGCTCGGGGCGGACACATTCACAGCGTTTCGAACGGTCACCCTTCCTTTAAGCCTCCGGCACATGTACAGCGGAGCCGTTCTCGCCTGGGGAAGGGCCATTGGGGAGTTTGCCGGCGTCGTCATGATCGCCTACTACCCGTTCATCATATCGACGCTGATCTACTACTTCTTCACGACTGATGGAATCTACACGAGCAGGAGCATCGCATTTACGGTCATCCTGGTCAGTCTTGGGGTATTCTACCTTCTGCGGAGGATGACCCGGTACTTAGGGAGGTACGATGATAGAGTTTGA
- a CDS encoding ABC transporter ATP-binding protein gives MIEFDRVSLNLGSFSLDDVSLTIGMGDYYFIVGPSGAGKTVLLEVIAGLHRPDSGRVLLRGTEITTLPPEKRGIALVYQDYSLFPNMTVVDNVSYGLRVRGMRKNEARAEVVPLLERFGIGHLADRYPGSLSGGEQQRVALARAIAVKPDILLLDEPLSALDPITQEKFIADLKRLHREDGLTIVQVSHSRREAHHLATRMAVLIDGKLVDEGEAGAVLNTPRSREVARFVGIENVLDGIVTENDGGRAIVDLGGWSFEAVTDAATGEEVTLCIRADDLIISVGHDPRTSARNRVAGTVVSVVENGPIAEVRVDAGVTLTAVQTRRSVRDLGLVPGTPVTLSVMETGVHVIRSFS, from the coding sequence ATGATAGAGTTTGACCGCGTCTCGCTCAATCTCGGCTCGTTCTCGCTTGACGACGTCAGCCTGACAATCGGTATGGGCGACTACTACTTCATCGTCGGGCCTTCGGGTGCAGGAAAGACAGTCCTCCTCGAAGTGATTGCCGGACTCCACCGGCCGGACAGCGGCCGCGTCCTCCTTCGAGGCACCGAGATCACCACCCTCCCTCCGGAGAAACGGGGGATCGCCCTCGTCTACCAGGACTACTCGCTCTTTCCGAACATGACGGTCGTGGACAACGTCTCATACGGCCTCCGGGTGCGGGGAATGCGAAAGAATGAGGCCCGTGCCGAGGTCGTCCCACTCCTCGAGCGGTTCGGGATCGGTCACCTCGCCGACCGCTACCCGGGATCCCTCTCCGGCGGCGAGCAGCAGCGGGTGGCGCTTGCACGGGCTATCGCGGTGAAACCGGATATCCTCCTCCTCGACGAACCGCTCTCGGCCCTCGACCCAATCACGCAGGAGAAGTTCATCGCCGATCTCAAGCGGCTCCACCGGGAGGACGGGCTCACCATCGTCCAGGTGAGCCACTCCCGGCGGGAAGCGCACCACCTCGCCACTCGTATGGCGGTGCTCATCGATGGAAAACTCGTGGACGAGGGGGAGGCGGGGGCCGTCCTGAACACTCCCCGCAGCCGCGAGGTCGCCAGGTTTGTCGGGATCGAGAACGTCCTGGATGGGATCGTGACCGAAAACGATGGAGGGCGAGCGATCGTGGATCTCGGGGGGTGGTCCTTCGAGGCGGTGACGGATGCCGCCACGGGCGAGGAGGTCACCCTCTGCATCCGGGCCGACGATCTCATCATCTCCGTCGGGCATGATCCGCGTACCAGCGCCCGGAACAGAGTGGCCGGCACGGTCGTCTCGGTCGTGGAGAACGGGCCAATTGCCGAGGTGCGGGTGGATGCGGGCGTCACGCTCACTGCGGTCCAGACCCGACGGTCGGTGCGGGACCTGGGCCTTGTCCCGGGAACGCCAGTCACCCTCTCCGTGATGGAGACGGGGGTCCACGTTATCCGTTCTTTTTCTTAA
- a CDS encoding putative sulfate/molybdate transporter translates to MAEETGTGMGGIRISLEEIAGAVGDFGTIFPILLGVAIVCPDVNVSHFFLFLAAWFIITGFYYRLPIPIEPMKAIGAIVIAEGLCGAEIVASGLVVGVLFLVLGLVGGMTWLGDRIPKSVIRGVQAGLALVLLETSLGYILPDLLVAAVAIAIILAFFIVSQRTRIPDISALLVLIIGLAMGIATQGMPPFRLMPLPALLIPMPTDFIAATWDLALPQIPLTIANAILATSLLTYDLFPKKGVDPDRLSRTIGVMNLVSTPLGGFPMCHGAGGLAAMYRFGARTGGANIVAGIFILIFALAFAPPEVLTLIPLGIFGALLVFVAIELGKHSIKTESYLVTAVIAILTLIIGLTFAFIIGMVLAYALKWREGSRQSGS, encoded by the coding sequence ATGGCAGAGGAGACCGGGACGGGAATGGGCGGCATACGGATCTCTCTTGAAGAGATCGCCGGAGCGGTCGGCGACTTCGGCACCATCTTCCCGATTCTGCTCGGTGTGGCCATCGTCTGCCCGGACGTGAACGTCAGCCACTTCTTCCTCTTCCTCGCCGCCTGGTTCATCATCACCGGGTTCTACTACCGCCTCCCAATCCCCATCGAGCCGATGAAGGCGATCGGGGCCATCGTCATCGCCGAAGGACTCTGCGGTGCCGAGATCGTGGCTTCGGGCCTCGTCGTCGGCGTGCTCTTCCTGGTGCTCGGACTCGTCGGCGGGATGACGTGGCTCGGGGACCGGATCCCAAAGAGCGTCATCCGGGGCGTCCAGGCGGGGCTTGCACTCGTCCTCCTGGAGACATCGCTTGGCTATATCCTCCCCGACCTCCTTGTTGCGGCGGTCGCGATAGCAATCATCCTTGCCTTCTTCATCGTATCGCAGCGCACCCGGATCCCCGACATCTCCGCACTCCTGGTCCTGATCATTGGGCTTGCCATGGGGATCGCCACGCAGGGGATGCCGCCGTTCCGCCTGATGCCCCTTCCCGCCCTCCTCATTCCGATGCCGACGGACTTCATCGCCGCGACCTGGGACCTTGCGCTGCCTCAGATTCCCCTCACGATTGCAAACGCCATCCTCGCGACATCCCTCCTCACCTACGACCTCTTCCCAAAGAAGGGTGTGGACCCCGACCGGCTCTCCCGGACGATCGGGGTCATGAACCTGGTCTCGACGCCGCTCGGCGGGTTTCCGATGTGCCACGGCGCCGGGGGGCTTGCGGCCATGTACCGGTTCGGCGCGAGGACCGGCGGGGCGAATATCGTCGCCGGAATCTTCATTCTCATCTTCGCCCTTGCCTTCGCCCCGCCGGAGGTGCTGACACTCATCCCGCTCGGGATCTTTGGAGCGCTCCTCGTCTTTGTAGCGATAGAGCTAGGGAAACACAGCATCAAGACGGAGTCCTACCTGGTCACGGCGGTCATCGCGATCCTCACCCTCATAATAGGCCTCACGTTTGCGTTCATCATAGGGATGGTTCTCGCCTACGCTCTCAAGTGGCGGGAAGGCAGCCGGCAGTCCGGGTCGTGA
- a CDS encoding mechanosensitive ion channel family protein — translation MTEGINSTISHLTPIQESGSLLIGGVPLDAFLAFLFTLIGFLFLGNLAYMLLRRVLDGRVSRGTAKWTSAVLQYGITLGGIYASARHFLAFDPTAFAASLGILGIVIAFSSRQIIQNVIAGVLITINRPIQLEEWVSVSGRPETGPGKVQDISLTTTTLKGLDGGLILTPNSSIITSKVINYSRAGLLEVSIPLAVPITADLTRVEEIALTAAHDHPLILTHVEPAERSALQSLFDLPYIGRLSSDLPRADQAFLEPKVQVSSIKEEWIRLTVRVWIRQIHERDRIVSEYLDQAIERLKAEGLLDEKKEEEEPGPPISPPTGEGRERGTAPGQAT, via the coding sequence ATGACGGAAGGAATTAATTCTACCATCTCTCACCTCACCCCCATACAGGAGAGCGGTTCGCTCCTCATCGGCGGAGTTCCCCTCGATGCGTTCCTCGCATTCCTCTTCACGCTTATCGGGTTTCTCTTCCTCGGCAACCTCGCTTACATGCTCCTTCGGCGGGTCCTTGACGGGCGGGTATCCCGTGGGACGGCCAAGTGGACATCGGCCGTACTGCAGTACGGCATAACCCTTGGAGGGATCTACGCGAGCGCACGGCACTTCCTCGCCTTCGATCCAACGGCCTTCGCCGCCTCGCTCGGTATCCTCGGTATCGTCATAGCCTTCTCATCGCGCCAGATTATCCAGAACGTTATCGCAGGCGTCCTGATAACCATCAACCGCCCCATCCAGCTCGAGGAATGGGTGAGCGTCAGCGGAAGGCCGGAGACCGGGCCCGGCAAGGTGCAGGATATCTCCCTCACGACGACGACCCTCAAGGGTCTCGACGGCGGTTTGATCCTCACACCGAATTCGAGTATCATAACCTCAAAAGTGATCAACTACTCCCGCGCCGGACTTCTGGAGGTCTCGATCCCGCTCGCCGTCCCGATCACCGCAGATCTTACGCGGGTGGAGGAGATCGCGCTTACCGCCGCGCATGACCATCCCCTGATCCTGACCCACGTCGAGCCGGCCGAGCGGTCCGCCCTCCAGAGCCTCTTCGATCTGCCCTACATCGGGCGCCTTTCCTCCGATCTCCCCCGCGCCGACCAGGCATTCCTCGAGCCGAAGGTGCAGGTCTCGTCGATCAAGGAGGAGTGGATCAGGCTGACGGTGCGGGTCTGGATACGGCAGATCCACGAGAGGGACAGGATCGTCTCGGAGTACCTGGACCAGGCCATCGAACGGCTGAAGGCCGAAGGCCTCCTCGACGAGAAGAAGGAGGAGGAGGAACCCGGCCCTCCGATCTCTCCCCCGACCGGCGAAGGCCGCGAGAGGGGCACCGCTCCCGGACAGGCGACGTGA
- a CDS encoding mechanosensitive ion channel family protein, translated as MQSSEPSLIGGGSIGAFFAFILTLIVLLILGNLAYMLLRRALDGRVSPRAAKWTAAILQYAVIIGGGYASARYLLAFDLNAVVASLGIISIVVAVSSTQITQNILAGILITINRPVQLEEWIVVGELPSTGLCRVRDFSFTTTILQGLDGSLILMPNSSIIASKVVNYSRGGLMEIRVSITIPAWADLTRAKEIALSVARDDPRIIQHPNAVEHSIIQDLLNHPYNWRVSSDSTDVADLAPAIHITSVTDGWIKLVIRVWTRKIPQKDDIISRYMREVLRRLSAEEIPVKVDAA; from the coding sequence ATGCAATCGAGCGAGCCATCCCTCATCGGTGGGGGATCCATTGGCGCGTTCTTCGCGTTCATCCTCACCCTCATCGTGCTCCTCATCCTTGGCAACCTCGCCTACATGCTTCTTAGACGAGCACTGGATGGACGGGTCTCACCGAGGGCGGCCAAGTGGACGGCGGCTATCCTGCAGTATGCCGTCATCATCGGCGGGGGTTATGCGAGTGCCCGGTATCTCCTTGCCTTCGACCTGAACGCCGTCGTCGCATCGCTTGGAATCATCAGTATCGTCGTGGCCGTATCATCGACCCAGATCACGCAGAACATCCTTGCAGGTATCCTTATCACCATCAATCGCCCGGTCCAGCTCGAGGAGTGGATCGTCGTCGGGGAGCTGCCGTCAACAGGGCTTTGCAGGGTGCGCGACTTCTCCTTCACGACGACGATCCTTCAGGGGCTCGACGGCTCCCTCATCCTCATGCCGAACTCAAGCATCATAGCCTCAAAGGTTGTCAACTACTCCCGGGGCGGGTTGATGGAGATCCGGGTCTCGATCACCATCCCGGCCTGGGCGGACCTGACCCGGGCAAAGGAGATCGCACTTTCAGTGGCGCGCGACGACCCGCGTATCATTCAGCACCCCAATGCGGTCGAGCACTCCATTATTCAGGATCTCTTGAACCATCCCTACAATTGGCGCGTCTCCTCCGACAGCACCGACGTTGCAGATCTTGCACCGGCCATCCATATCACATCGGTCACCGACGGCTGGATCAAACTGGTCATCCGGGTCTGGACCCGCAAGATCCCACAGAAGGACGATATCATCTCCCGGTACATGCGAGAAGTTCTCAGGCGTCTCTCGGCCGAGGAGATCCCGGTGAAGGTCGATGCGGCATGA
- a CDS encoding amino acid kinase family protein: MAERIEMRSRFKGESLVRRTLLRETEAGEQIRIMPDLNVVKIGGHGVIDYGRAVVYPLVEEIGELSRNHKILVATGGGVRVRHILDVGIDLGMPTGVLAELSGKISEQNAIMLSILLSKYNGVRITPGDLLDLPSIISLGMLPVVQGTPPYGLYEHPPRLGSIPPHRTDTGAFLMAEVIGGKSCILGKNVDGLYTENPFENPDAEFIPEITADELLEMHLEDMVLEPMAVELLRDAVHVREIKIVNAHVPGNITKAVNGERVGTLIRAS, encoded by the coding sequence ATGGCAGAACGGATTGAGATGAGATCGAGGTTCAAAGGTGAGAGCCTGGTCCGGCGAACCCTGCTCCGCGAGACCGAGGCGGGCGAGCAGATCAGGATCATGCCGGACTTAAACGTGGTCAAGATCGGCGGCCATGGCGTCATCGACTACGGACGGGCCGTGGTCTACCCGCTGGTAGAGGAGATCGGGGAACTCTCCCGGAACCATAAGATCCTGGTCGCCACCGGCGGCGGCGTCCGGGTCCGGCATATCCTCGACGTCGGGATCGACCTCGGGATGCCGACGGGGGTGCTTGCGGAACTCTCGGGTAAGATCAGTGAGCAGAACGCGATCATGCTCTCCATCCTCCTCTCGAAGTACAACGGAGTTCGGATCACTCCCGGCGATCTCTTAGATCTCCCCTCGATCATATCCCTTGGAATGCTCCCTGTCGTCCAGGGCACCCCACCCTACGGGCTGTATGAGCACCCGCCGAGACTCGGGAGCATCCCGCCGCACCGGACCGATACCGGCGCCTTCCTGATGGCGGAGGTCATCGGCGGAAAGAGTTGCATCCTCGGAAAGAACGTCGACGGTCTCTACACCGAAAATCCTTTTGAGAACCCCGACGCCGAGTTCATCCCGGAGATCACCGCCGACGAGCTCCTGGAGATGCACCTTGAGGATATGGTGCTCGAACCGATGGCGGTCGAGCTCCTCCGTGATGCCGTCCACGTGAGAGAGATCAAGATCGTGAATGCCCACGTGCCGGGGAATATCACGAAGGCCGTGAACGGGGAGCGGGTTGGGACCCTGATTCGGGCCTCGTAA
- a CDS encoding ABC transporter substrate-binding protein: MTIYLGIDDTDTRESRGTGRLARAIAAELARMYTVTGVTRHQLFVHPAVPYTSHNSSAVIHIHEETNGAVAEIFETAKELMLADFIEGSDPGICVAGDRKINGDITHFGLAAKTSIVTQDEARSLAREAGILLEGLGGTEDGVIGALAGVGLAASGNDGRFVQKGTIRDLRGNQTIAAILNSGVDRVMTRDGAAVEEGVVALRKFPKPACVGGKAILYVEADGEGYRDIVVG, translated from the coding sequence ATGACTATCTACCTTGGCATTGACGACACCGACACCCGCGAGTCCCGGGGAACCGGACGGCTCGCTCGCGCGATTGCAGCAGAACTCGCCAGGATGTATACGGTGACGGGGGTGACCCGGCACCAACTCTTTGTCCACCCCGCTGTCCCTTACACCTCGCATAACAGCTCAGCGGTCATCCACATCCATGAAGAGACAAACGGGGCCGTGGCCGAGATCTTTGAGACGGCAAAGGAACTGATGCTCGCCGACTTCATCGAGGGGAGCGATCCCGGGATCTGTGTCGCTGGCGACCGAAAGATCAACGGCGACATCACCCACTTCGGGCTCGCCGCAAAGACGAGTATCGTGACGCAGGATGAGGCGCGTTCCCTTGCCCGCGAGGCCGGAATCCTCCTTGAAGGGCTTGGAGGTACCGAGGACGGCGTCATCGGCGCGCTCGCTGGGGTGGGTCTCGCGGCATCGGGGAACGATGGCAGGTTTGTTCAGAAGGGAACGATCCGGGACCTACGCGGCAACCAGACGATTGCGGCGATCCTTAATTCCGGCGTCGACCGGGTCATGACCCGCGACGGCGCAGCGGTCGAGGAAGGTGTCGTCGCGCTCCGGAAGTTCCCAAAACCCGCCTGCGTCGGGGGAAAGGCGATCCTCTACGTCGAGGCTGACGGCGAGGGATATCGCGATATCGTGGTGGGATGA
- a CDS encoding substrate-binding domain-containing protein — MLICGCTGTTSDQTPGEKQQLRIATTTSLYDTKLLDHLTPIFEEKYNAELIIVSGGTGKAIEYGQRGDVDVLMVHDRAREDAFLADGYGTNRRVFAYNYFIIIGPESDPAGIKGMDPEQAFTTIREKGMAGENVVFVSRGDASGTHSKEQAIWKAAGFNYSTDIQGSGSWYQEAGTGMGATIAMANEKQAYALSDIGTFLAYKGDVDLVALVDEGDALLNVYCAMQINPEKYPDTNTALAKDWINFLISDEIQQEIASFGVEEYGQPLFYAAQNDWEKIGVPQAEVKDPVL; from the coding sequence ATGCTCATCTGCGGCTGTACTGGGACGACATCCGACCAGACTCCCGGAGAAAAGCAGCAGCTCCGTATCGCAACGACGACCAGTCTCTACGATACCAAACTCCTCGATCACCTCACCCCGATCTTTGAGGAGAAGTACAACGCCGAGCTGATCATTGTCTCTGGCGGAACCGGCAAGGCGATCGAGTATGGACAGCGGGGCGACGTTGACGTCCTGATGGTGCACGACCGTGCACGTGAAGATGCCTTCCTCGCCGACGGCTACGGTACCAACCGGCGCGTATTCGCCTACAACTACTTCATCATCATCGGACCCGAGTCCGACCCGGCCGGCATCAAGGGCATGGACCCCGAGCAGGCATTCACCACCATCCGTGAGAAGGGAATGGCTGGTGAGAATGTCGTCTTCGTCTCGCGCGGCGACGCCTCGGGAACGCACTCAAAGGAGCAGGCAATCTGGAAGGCAGCCGGATTCAACTACTCGACAGATATCCAGGGCTCCGGCAGCTGGTACCAGGAGGCCGGGACCGGCATGGGTGCGACCATTGCGATGGCGAATGAAAAGCAGGCCTATGCTCTCTCCGACATCGGGACATTCCTTGCCTACAAGGGCGATGTTGACCTCGTAGCGCTCGTCGACGAGGGCGATGCCCTGCTCAACGTCTACTGCGCAATGCAGATCAACCCCGAGAAGTACCCCGACACCAACACCGCCCTCGCGAAGGACTGGATCAACTTCCTGATCTCTGACGAGATCCAGCAGGAGATCGCCTCCTTCGGTGTCGAAGAGTATGGCCAGCCGCTCTTCTATGCCGCCCAGAACGACTGGGAGAAGATCGGCGTGCCGCAGGCTGAAGTGAAGGACCCGGTCCTCTGA
- a CDS encoding ABC transporter permease translates to MYEIIEGFLEALRLIITLDPDVMAISLRSIIVSFTATIFASLIAVPLGGVIYFGSFPGKKSLINLIQTLYSLPTVIVGLLIFLLLSRVGPFGFLRLLFTPTAMIIAQTVLILPIMIGLTISALSGVDPIIRDTLRSLGATRFQFLANTMKEAKFAILAAVALGFGRAISEVGAAILVGGNIMASSFSSSTRVLTTAISLETSMGNISQSIALGIVLLAIALVVNFVITTVQHR, encoded by the coding sequence ATGTACGAGATCATCGAGGGATTTCTGGAGGCGCTCCGGCTCATCATAACGCTTGATCCTGATGTTATGGCAATCTCCTTGCGGAGCATCATTGTCTCATTCACAGCAACGATCTTTGCCTCACTGATCGCCGTTCCGCTCGGCGGCGTAATCTACTTTGGGTCGTTCCCGGGCAAGAAGAGTCTCATTAACCTGATTCAGACCCTCTACTCTCTGCCGACGGTCATCGTCGGGTTGCTCATCTTCCTGCTCCTCTCCCGCGTCGGGCCGTTTGGATTTCTGCGACTGCTCTTCACCCCGACCGCCATGATCATCGCACAGACGGTTCTTATCCTGCCGATCATGATCGGTCTTACGATATCCGCTCTCTCGGGGGTCGATCCGATCATCAGGGATACCCTCCGCTCGCTTGGAGCGACTCGTTTTCAGTTCCTCGCAAACACCATGAAGGAGGCCAAATTCGCGATCCTTGCGGCCGTTGCACTTGGATTCGGGCGGGCGATATCCGAGGTCGGAGCGGCGATCCTTGTCGGCGGCAACATCATGGCGTCGTCATTTTCGAGTTCGACCCGGGTGCTGACGACCGCGATATCTCTCGAGACCTCGATGGGGAACATCTCTCAGTCCATCGCACTCGGGATCGTCCTCCTCGCAATCGCTCTCGTCGTCAACTTCGTCATAACCACGGTCCAGCACAGGTGA
- a CDS encoding ABC transporter ATP-binding protein: MIELEGVRKSFDGKEVLAGVSARIERGEIFAVIGPSGSGKSTLLRLIDLLDTPTGGAIRINGVDIHANREESHRVQRMMGMVFQKPAVFNTTVAENIAVGLRFRGIKEAAIKAKVEEALAVVGLAGYEERRARTLSGGEMQRVALARAMVIEPEILLMDEPTANLDPVSVEKIEELVVRINRDLGTTIVFSTHDMYQGQRLAHLIGVLMNGRFAQVGTPREVFTHPASREVARFVGIENIIDGVVVASNGTCAVDAGGVRIRTRSPLTPEELVSLCIRSEDLRVTPAGEATTAPGKNTLPGIVTSIVPRGPFSRVTVDCGITLSSILSWKVVDNLGIREGSHVAVSFAEESVHVVRRG; the protein is encoded by the coding sequence ATGATTGAACTTGAAGGCGTCAGAAAATCGTTCGACGGCAAGGAGGTGCTTGCCGGCGTTTCCGCACGCATCGAGCGTGGGGAGATCTTTGCCGTCATCGGGCCAAGCGGGTCCGGAAAATCAACCCTGCTGCGCCTCATCGACCTCCTCGATACCCCGACAGGAGGCGCGATCCGGATCAACGGCGTCGATATCCATGCAAATCGTGAAGAGAGTCATAGAGTACAGCGGATGATGGGGATGGTCTTCCAGAAACCCGCCGTCTTCAACACGACCGTTGCGGAGAATATTGCAGTTGGACTCCGGTTTAGAGGGATCAAGGAGGCGGCGATCAAGGCGAAGGTCGAGGAGGCCCTTGCCGTGGTCGGCCTTGCCGGCTACGAAGAACGGCGGGCCAGAACCCTCTCGGGCGGGGAGATGCAGCGGGTGGCGCTTGCCCGGGCGATGGTGATCGAACCGGAGATCCTCCTGATGGATGAACCGACCGCAAACCTTGATCCCGTCTCGGTGGAGAAGATTGAGGAACTGGTGGTGCGGATCAACCGCGACCTCGGGACGACGATCGTCTTTTCGACCCACGATATGTACCAGGGCCAGCGGCTTGCCCACCTGATTGGCGTACTGATGAACGGGCGGTTTGCGCAGGTAGGGACTCCGCGGGAGGTCTTCACCCATCCGGCAAGTCGGGAGGTCGCCCGGTTCGTCGGGATCGAGAATATCATCGACGGCGTCGTCGTCGCCAGCAACGGCACCTGTGCCGTCGATGCTGGCGGCGTCAGGATTCGGACTCGCTCGCCGCTTACCCCGGAGGAACTGGTCAGTCTCTGCATCCGTTCGGAAGACCTGCGGGTCACCCCGGCAGGTGAGGCGACGACCGCGCCGGGAAAGAACACCCTTCCCGGCATCGTGACCTCGATCGTGCCTCGCGGCCCGTTCAGCAGGGTGACTGTCGACTGCGGGATAACCCTCTCGTCAATTCTTTCCTGGAAGGTGGTCGACAATCTCGGCATCCGCGAAGGGAGCCATGTTGCGGTCTCGTTTGCGGAAGAGTCGGTTCATGTTGTCAGGCGGGGATGA